In one window of Pristiophorus japonicus isolate sPriJap1 chromosome 9, sPriJap1.hap1, whole genome shotgun sequence DNA:
- the LOC139273359 gene encoding zinc finger protein 436-like, with the protein MGEASTDQPTMESHKDTPTMEKLWECGDCRKVFRSPSELEIHRRSHTGERPFTCPVCGKGFTQSSNLLTHQRVHTGERPFTCSECGKEFTRSSTLVAHHRHHTGERPFTCSECGKGFTRSSNLVAHQRDHTGERPFTCSECGKGFTRSSHLLIHQRVHSGEKLFTCSECGKGFTHSSHLLRHQRVHTGERPFTCSECEKRFTHSSHLLRHQRVHTGERPFTCSECGKGFTTSSHLLTHQRVHTGERPFTCSDCGKGFTHSSTLLTHQRVHTGERPFTCSECGKGFITSSTLLTHQRVHTGERPFTCPVCGKGFARSSHLLRHQRVHK; encoded by the coding sequence atgggcgaggcttcaactgatcaaccaaccatggagagtcacaaggatacccccaccatggagaaactgtgggaATGTGGTGACTGtaggaaggtattcagatcaccatctgagctggaaattcatcgacgcagtcacactggggagaggccgttcacatgccccgtgtgtgggaagggattcactcagtcatccaacctgctgacacaccagcgagttcacactggggagaggccgttcacctgctctgagtgtgggaaggaattcactcggtcatccacccttgTAGCTCACCACCgacatcacactggggagagaccgttcacctgctcagagtgtgggaagggtttcactcggtcatccaaccttgtagctcaccagcgagatcacactggggagagaccgttcacctgctcagaatgtgggaagggattcactcggtcatcccacctgctgatacaccagcgagttcacagtggggagaagctgttcacctgctcagaatgtgggaagggattcactcattcatcccacctgcttagacaccagcgagttcacactggcgagaggCCATTCACGTGCTCTGAGTGCGAGAagagattcactcattcatcccacctgctgagacaccagcgagttcacactggagagaggccgttcacctgctctgagtgtgggaagggattcactacatcatcccacctgctgacacaccagcgagttcacactggggaaaggccgttcacctgctccgactgtgggaagggattcactcattcatccaccctgctgacacaccagcgagttcacactggggagcggccgttcacctgctctgagtgtgggaagggattcattacatcatccaccctgctgacacaccagcgcgttcacaccggggagaggccgttcacctgccccgtgtgtgggaagggattcgctcggtcatcccacctgctgagacaccagcgagttcacaagtga